In Thermococcus chitonophagus, the genomic stretch ATCTTGGGAAAACGTGACAATAAGGGATGTGCTGAGGTACAGATCGCTTCTCGTGATGGGCCAGGTGAGAGTTGACGTTGATGTGAGGAAATCTGGAAGGATGATAGAGAGCATTCAAGAGCTTGCACTCTCTTCTAGGCCCGTTGATAGTGAAATTCTGTTAAAGGGAAAACCAATTGTTAAAGTCCTGCCAAGCGAATTTGCTCCTCCTATAGGACCCAGAGGATTGTTAAAGAAGTTTGAGGTAGTCGAAAATCCAAAAGTTCCCAGGAAGGTTGATTCAGTTGTTAGTGATGAACTGAAGGCAAGAGATGCGGTGGTAACTCTATATGAGGCTGGATTTGATGAGTACTACATCATAAGATTACTCTCTGCAGGTCTCCTTGGTATAAAGAAGAAGATCGTTCCGACGAGGTGGAGCATCACAGCCGTCCAGGACACAATAGGGAACTACTTAAGAAAGATCATCCTGAACTATGGCACTGTAGATAAGTACGAGCTGTATCTCCATGAATTCCTGGGGAACAGGTATGTAGTGTTGTTGCTTCCCAGAAGATACTCTTTTGAGCTCCTAGAAGTTTGGCTCAAGGGTTCCCTCTTCGGTAGTGATGAGCCTACGGTAATTCACGACTACGAGGACTTTAGGGGTATAAAGGGGTATGCAGAAGAGACAAGTGGGGCTTACTATGCGGCTAGACTAAGCGTTCTAGAGCACTTGAGAAAGAGACGGAGGCAGGCAAGTGCCATTGTGTTTAGGGAAGTCACTCCTGCGTATTATGCTCCGGTTGGCGTGTGGCAAATTAGGATTGGGGTTAAAAAGGCTTTGGAAAATGAGCCGAGAATTTTTGAAACTCTTACGGAAGCTTTAAATGAAGTTGGGAAAATATTGCAACATCCCCTTGATAAGTATCTGGAGAAGAGCTGGCTACTTAAGCAGCTGAGGCAGAGGAGTATTGAGGCCTTCCTGGGGGTTTCGGGATGGAAAGGAAAATAGCTAGGATAATGGGGAAGAGGAAATTGGTTCTCCTTGCTCGAAAAGAAGAGCTCAGCCATAATATAAAGTACATCTCAAAGGTTCCCGTGAGAATAGTTATGGACAAGGAGTTCCTGAAAGTGCATCCTGAGACCCCCATCTTCGAGCTTATAAACATGTTTACGAGTGAAGAAACTTCGGCTGTTGTTGTTGATGAAAACGATCGGCTTATAGGATTTATAACGATGAAGGATATCCTTAGCTATTTTATTCCTCCCAGGAAGTATTCAGTTGTCGGCTTTGGAATGCTGAAAAGGTATTCCTTAACTAGAGCTTCACGAGTTGCCGATGTGATGGTCAAAAGACCTATAACGATAAGCGTCAATGATGATCTTGGACATGCAATAAAGCTCATGATTGAGACTGGGAAGCATCACCTTCCAGTCATCGATGAGAACAGGAGGGTGCACGGTATACTTGAAGTTAAGGATATAATAAGACTGATCAGGATCGTCTCAACATAGGCCAGGATGTTAGGGGATTCGGCAAGATGTGCAACCAAACGTTTATAAGCCTCCTTTCCAAAAATTTGAAGAGGGCTGAAAAAAAAAAAAAAAAAAAACAGTTCTAAAAACTCCGGAGAGAAAATGAGAGAGGAAGTAATCCTAGACATCCAAAAGCTCCTTTCCCTAAGTGATGAGGAAGTGTTGAATGCAGTGCGAAAATTAAGAGGTGAGGTTATCTGTCCCTATTGTGGATCTCGTGAAATCGTTAAGATTGGTTTCATAAATAGGAAAAGCGGTTTTGAGGTTCAGCGATTTAAGTGCAAGAATTGTGGCAAGACATTCAATGAGCTTGATGGGACACCTCTGAGCGGTGTTCATTCATTGAGGAGGATAGTACTTATAGCATACTTTGCACTGTACTTGAAGTTCACACCATCAACTATTATGGCTATAGTTGACTTAAAGTATCCAACCGTTGTTAGATTATACAAAAGAGTCATTGAGAATAAGGAATTTTTCAATGAACTGTTGGAATTGTTACTAAATGAACAGTAAATTTATTCAGTATTATAAATTTGTTTATTCTAAAGATATGTTCGGAAATCGAACTTGTTAATTTGTTTATACAAAATAATCCTGATTACTTTTCTGGTATAGAGTATTAAATATTTGGACCCTTTTCTATTCTCAACAATTTTTGTTAATTTTGGACATTTGTTATAAAAATATATCTATCTGTAACATCATGTAATAAAAATTTTGAACAAAAGTGCACACAAAACTTAAAATTCTCAAATAATTGTTATATTATGTGACAGGTGGTGGGGTAGCTATGGAGATCTCGGATGTCCTCGAGAAAGAAAAGATAAGCGTCCTTGTTGAATACACGTCCGAAGATGTGCTAGGCCCTACAGTATTTACAATACTACAAAGGATCATAGACAAATATGGGGACAGAGCCCTGATAATAATTACGGACTTCCTCGATACCCTACCAATATACAAGTATCAGGCAGAATTGCTCGGCATGAAAACTGACCTTATAGAGAATGTGCCGGTAATAAAGGTAGGAGGGAAGATTAGCGTCGGGAACGTTCTTCACAAAATTCCAATTTCAGCGTATCCAGTGTACAAGACCTTATACGAAGAGGCTCTAGGAAAGCTACTAGACAACGTTAGACATCATAATGGATTCTTCATTAACATGCAGCTCGGCATAGAAAACATAATGAACATCTTTGACAAGAAAGAGTTAATCGAGCAGGTTCATGACATAGGGGAATACGTTGTCACGAAAAACAAGGACGTCAGAGACATAGTCTTCTTGAATACTGATTCTATGAGGAATGTTTCTCTACAAGTCGTTTCAATGCTGAAAATGATATTTCCAATAGTTCTGAAGCTCACAAACGATGGTAAATCCTTCGTTGTTAGCAAAAGCGTTTTTCCTAACCTAAAGGGAAGCAGCGGGACAATATGGGAGGTGATGGAGTAAATGAAATTCAAGAAGAAGCTGACCTTATCGATATTCCTTCCTCTCGTCTTGGCTGTTGTAACGGCAATAGTGATAGAGAACATGGCAATATCTGACCTCTACGATAACCTTGAAAAGACTATGCAGATAGTCAGATCTGGGGGTTCTGCTGAAGCGATACAGTCTAGCATGGCCTCCGCCCTCTCTCAGCTCAAGAAAACCCTATGGATCAGCATAGGGGCTATGGCCGCAGTCGCTGTAGGGTCTGGAGTCGTTGCCTATGGTCTAATGAAGTCTGCACTTGATCCTGTAAGTAAAATGGCAAGAGTTGCAGAGAACATAGCCCAAGGAAGGTTGAATTATGCTAGGAGAATGATAACGGAGATACAATACAGGGAAAGGGACGAAATAGGAAAACTTCTGGAGGCCTTTAGGTCAATATCCCAGGATGTTCTCAGAACCCTTGAAGTCATCACCGAGAGAATGGAGAAAATTGCCGAGGGGGACGTGAGAGACGATATAACCTTACATGCGAAAGGTGATTTCGAAAGTATCCTCAATGCTATGAGAAGAACGGTAACTCAGCTGAGAACCTTAATGAAAACTGTGAAGGATTTGGCCTTGACCCTAGAGAAGAGGGCTGATGAGCTGACCAGGATAGCTTCAGAAATCACTGAAGCTGTGAATCAAGTTGCAGAGGCTATCCAGCAGGTAAGTACTGAAGCCCAGAGGCAACAGGAAAACATAAGCATGATAATGGATGGCATGAACATAACTGCAGATGTTACCCAGAAGACTGTCGATGCAATGGAAGAGTTCAGTGGGATTGTTAATGAGGTAATATCGATAGCTAGAGAGGGCAAGGAGAAAGGTGAGAAAGCGATAACTCAAGTGGGAGACATTCAGGAGGCCATGAAAGTCATTAGGGATGCAGTTCAAGAAGTTGCCGAGATGAGCAAGAACGTTGGCGAGATAATAAACACGATAGCAGATATAGCTGAGCAGACTAACCTTCTAGCATTGAATGCAGCAATAGAAGCAGCTAGGGCAGGTGAGCTCGGAAGAGGCTTTGCTGTTGTTGCCCAGGAAGTTAGGAACTTGGCTGAAGAAAGCAAAGATGCTGCTGATAGGATAAGATCCATCCTTAGGGACATCCAAGAGAAAGTCGAGCGGGCAGTCGAAGAGACCGAGAGAGGCGTTAAGATAGTAGATAACTCCGTTGATTTCCTGAAGGAGACTGTTGGCTATCTAATGAACATAGGGGAGTTGCTAGATGATGTGGAGGAGAGGCTCAATGCCGTTAAATCTGAAATCACCAATACCCAGGAGCACGTTGAGAATGCTAAGAGGGCTCTCGAAAATCTGGCGGCGAGTGCAGAAGAGATGACTGCTAGCGCACAAGAAGTTAGCGCGAGTGCTGAGGAGCAGGCGTCATCTCTAGAAGAGGTTAAGAGGAACATAATAGAGCTCAGGAACATAGTCAAGGATCTTAGAAAGGCTATTGAGTTCATAAAGGTTGAGGGGTGATTTTCCTTATGGATTCCTCTTTTGAATTCTTTTCTCCCATACCTATTGATATCGAGGAAATAGACAGGGCAATCGGAGGAGGGTTGATAAGGGGTACGACAATTACAATAATGTACGATGCGTTTTCTCTAGGCTGGGCCCTCGGCTTTGAAATCTTCAAGAACATGCTCTTTAGGAATTCATTTGGCGTGATCCACAATTACAGCCTCCCTGTAATAAAGCTGATATCTCGGGCTTCCTTTGTGGGATTGAATCTTCAAAGGTTGGCTCGAGAAGAGAGGAGAGTGAAGATTCTTGATATATTTGGATCAAAGTACGATATTCCTCCTTATGATGATTATGTTATCACAATACCAAATCCCACGGAGGAAACATTAACTCCAAAAATAGAGAGAGTTTATGAGGAAAGAATTTACCCAATAGCCGGTGAGAAGAGAATAGTCAAGCTAATTTACACCTTGGATGGTGTCGTAACGCTATTCGATGAGAATGTCACTATAAAGTTGCTGAATGCGGAGGTTGCCCATCTCGCAAAGGTGTATAAAAGGAGGGATATAATCTCAATATTCCTCCTTAACATGGATGTCGTGTCGAGAAAGTTTGTCGCTTGGGTTTCCGGTTTGAGTGACGTTGTCATAGTATTCAACTCGAGAATCGGGGATGGTGAGCTCGTTGAGACCATGAGCATACTCAAGTCTCCTAACCCGGACTTTGAGCCAAGTACGTATGAATTTAAAATTGCAGCTAATGATGGAGCACACTCCTTATCCTTCAGGAAGTCAGAAAGGAACGCATAACCTTTTTATTTCTCTTGCTTGATTCTCTTAACGTTATGAAAGCAATCGAAGTGAAGAACCTCAGGAAGCTCTACCCTAAGAAGATCCCTCTCCCCTTCAGAAAAGTTGAGTGGTTTGAGGCGTTAAAGGGGATAAGTTTCACCGTTAAAAGGGGAGAGTTATTTGGCTTATTGGGTCCTAATGGTGCAGGTAAAACCACGACGATAAAAATACTAACCACGCTCCTTGAGCCGACATCCGGTGAGGCCAGGGTTTTGGGTTACGACGTGGTTAAAGAGGCGAGGGAAGTAAGGAAGAGGATAAATCTTGTCGCTGAAGGTGAAAGAACCCTCTACTGGAGGCTTACAGCTTACGAAAACTTGAGGTACTTCGCCAGCATCTACTATGTTCCAAAGCGTGAAGCCGAGGAGAGGATTGAGGAACTCCTAAAGATGGTGGGCCTGTGGGAGAGGAGGAATGACCTAGTCATGAACTACTCGAGGGGAATGAAGCAGCGCTTGGCTATAGCTAAAGCCCTAATCAACGATCCGGAAGTTCTCTTTCTAGATGAACCGACTTTAGGTCTGGATGTTCAGAGCGCGATATTCGTTAGGGAGCTTGTTAAAAGGCTCGTTGAGGAGGAGGGCAAGACAGTTCTATTGACGACTCACTACATGCATGAGGCCGAAGAACTTTGCGACAGGATAGCGATAATAGATCACGGGAGGATAATAGCATTAGATACTCCCGAGGGTCTGAAGAAGCTCGTCAAAGATGAGACGATAGTTGAAGTCAGAGTGAGGAACTACCCTGGGGACAATCCGTTTGGGTTAGCTAAGGTGTCTGAGGAGAATGGGGTCACGGTTCTGAGGGGTAGCCTCGATGAGGAGGACATCCCTAAGCTCGTCGAGTTCCTGGTTAGGAGAAATGCCAAGGTTCTTTCGGTCGAAGTTAAGGAGCCAACCCTTGAGGACGTTTTCATAAAGCTCACGGGGAGGGGGCTGAGGGATTGAGCATACTCGCGATAATTGACAAGGAGTTCAGGATGTTCTTCCGCTATCCTCTAAGGGTTATTAGCTCCCTGCTGGTTGGTATAGTCTTCCTAGTTCAGTTCATATATTTCGGTCAAGCCATTCTTGGTGGTAGATTTTCCCCCCTCCTTCAGGCCTCGACGGGTGTGGGTGATTATCCGACGTACGTTCTCATAGGGTATACACTATGGTGGGTCTCCGTTTCGCCGATGGAAGCTTCAGTTTGGGGAATAAGGAGAGAGCTTCAGAGGGGAACGTTCGAGAGCAACGTTGCATCCCCAACGGGGATATTAAAGATGATTTTGGGCCTTGCCATAGCTTGGATGCTCATGGATTCTGCCCTAATGCTTGCCGTATTCGTGTTTGGTGTTTTAGCCTTTCACATACCGATAAGCCTAACCGCAGTGATTAAGGTAACCCCAGTTCTATTCCTCTCGTTCTTGGCCTTCCTGGGCTTTGGCTTCATGTTCTCCGGGCTAGTGATGATGCTCAAGAACATAGGGCCCCTAGCCAATATCCTCGAGTTCGCTATCCTCTTCCTTTCGGGAGTTTTCTTCCCTCTCTCTACCCTCCCCCAGGATGTAAGGGCTATTTCCTCCCTAATCCCACTAACCCATGCAGCAAACGCTATCAGAAAGCTTTTCCTTGGCTACACGTACTCCGCGGTCTCTCATGAGATAAAGTGGATGATCATCTTAATCCCATTGTACTGGGCGGTAAGCTTGGCCATATTTAAGTGGGCGGAGAGGATAACGAGGATGATGGGCTATGGAGGCTACTGAGCTTAGAGCATTAATGGGCGTTGCAAGGAAGAGCTGGAAGGTGTTCCTGAGCTATAAAGCGTGGTTCGTCAGCGAGATAGCTATGGGGCTCTTTTTTGTAGCAAACGCCCTGCTGATAGGCTTGGGCCTCACGGGGAAGAGGACATCAGAGGCACTTGCAAGGCTTACGGGTTACTCCGACTACCTGACGTTTGCCGTCTTGGGCTTCATGGTTCTGGCATTCGGCCTTACGTTCATGAGTGGCTTCGTGTGGAGCATAGTCGATGAGCTATATGCTGGAACCCTTGAGTACTCATTTGCCGCCCCGATGAGAAGGATAACTTTCTTCCTGGGGAACGTCCTAGTTAGGCTGGTCTTAAACTTCCTATACCTTGCAGTTTATGTTCCGCTGTTCTATTTTGTCTTTGGCCTAACTCTAAGCTTTTCCGGACTGCTGAAGGGCCTTTTGATTCTCCTTCTAGGATCGATTGGCATGATAGGTCTTGGCATGACCGTAGCTGGAATAGTGCTTTACCTAAAAGATCCTGGACCCTTCATAAACGTCATGGAGATGCTGGTCTTTGCGCTCAGTGGTGCCATGTATCCTGTGGAGATTCTTCCTAACACTCTCCGACTTTTGGCACTTATCCTTCCATATGCTCCAACCACTGAGGCAGTTAGAAGTGTAGTTGCTCATGGGTTAGCTGAAAGTTTGGCTAAAATAGCTTATTTAACAGCAATATCCTTGGCATATCTGATCCTTGGATACTTGGGTTATAAATGGAGCGAGAAGAGGGCAAGGGAGGTAGGTCTAAAGAGCTATTAAAGGGGGATTTCGAGCTTGAGCCCTCTGGCAATTTTTCTTATTTCATCAAGGGGTCTAATGGCTGTTCTTGCCCCTACCTCTTGAACCGTTAAATAAGCTAAGAGCATCCCGAGCTTAGCCGAGCTTACAACGTCCCATCCGTTGAGAAAGCCGTATATGAAGCCCGCATTGAATGAATCTCCACCTCCGGTTGTATCAACGACCTTAGCCGATAATCCCCTTATTTCATGTACCTCTCCACTCTCATCCCTAACGAGAGCTCCACCACCATTCAAGGTTGCTATAGCTATCCTAGCCTTCACATCCTTTATCTTTTCTAAGTTGCCATACTTTCTCTTGAATTCGTCCTCGTTCATCATCAAGATGTCAAGCTTCTCCTCGATATCCTGGGGAACTTCCATTTCTCCGGGATCAAATGAAACTGTTAATCCCAACCTTTTAGCCTTCTCAATTGCCTCCCTTATGAGCTCTATAGGGTTAGAGGAGAGGTGAAGGTGTCTTGCTCTCGCCAAGTATTCCTCCTTCACTTCTTTGAATCTGTTTGCCCCAGGATACTTGACTATTCTCTTATCCTCTCCCTTTACCATCATTACCGCAACTCCAGTTGCGTCATCAACGATCTTAATTCCCCCAGTATCTACACCTACTTTCTTGAAGTACTCTATGTGTAACCTCCCAAAGTCATCATTGCCAACAGCCCCGATGAATCCCACTCTAAGTCTTAAGCTTGCCAGCCAGCTTGCCGTATTCCCTGCGGAACCTCCAAGCCCTGTATACACTGATTTTGCATTAACCTTCTCATGGAACTCTGGGAACTTCTCCATTAGAAACGTTATGTCGTAATTGAGGTTGCCCATACAGATTACATCGAGCTTCATCTCATCACCTGACTGAGTTATGTAACCAGGGCTATTTAACATACCTGCCGAAAGGTTTAAAAGCCATGATATTTTAATAACTATTGGTAACAAAAAAGTGAGAGGGGGGTGAGGAAAATGGTGGTAAGGAGAAGAAGGTGGGACGTATGGGATCCATTTGATTTGATAAGAGAAATTCAGGAGGAAATTGATGCAATGTTCGATGAGTTCTTCAGCAGGCCAAGATTCTGGACTTATAGGAGATGGAGCGAGCCAGAGTACTACGAGGAGAGAGTCGGTGAGGTCTGGAGAGAGCCATTCGTTGATATATTCGACAGAGGCGATGAGTTCGTAATCACGGTAGAGCTCCCCGGAGTCAAGAAGGAGGACATAAAGGTCAGGGTAACCGACGATGCTGTGTACATTGAGGCCACAGTGAAGAGAGAAAAAGAGCTTGAAAAGGAGGGTGCAGTAAGGATCGAGAGGTACTACACAGGATACAGGAGGGTCATTAGGCTACCTGAGGAGGTAATCCCAGAGAAGGCCAAGGCAAGGTACAACAACGGTGTCCTTGAGATCAGGATTCCAAAGAAGCACCCAACAAAGAAGGAAGGTGAGGGCTTCGAAGTTAAGATCGAGTGATTATCTTCCCTTAAAAGTTTCTTTTTTGGTCAGGATATTCAATCGAAAAGTTTATAAAGAGATATGATTTTAGTAACCGCTGGTAAAGAAAATAGTGAGGTGATGCAAGATGCCTGAGAGGAAGGAGATTAAGCTCAAGGTCGCCTCTGCCTATCAGAGGGACGTGGGTAGGGGTATTGTTAGGATTGATAGGAAGGCTATGAGAGAGCTGGGAATTTCACCGGGTGACATTGTGGAGATCATTGGTACCAAGAATACTGCAGCTGTTGCATGGCCTGCTTATCCAGAGGATGAGGGTCTTGGGATAATCAGGATGGATGGTACGATCAGGAAGAACGCTGGCGTTGGCTTGGGTGACGAGGTTATAGTCAGGAAGGCTGAGGTCAGGGAGGCTAAGAAGGTAACACTGGCCCCAACCGAGCCGATAAGGTTTGGCAGGGACTTCGTTGAGTGGCTACACGAGAGGCTTATTGGTAGGCCGGTAGTTAGGGGAGACTACATCAGGATCGGAGTTCTCGGTCAGGAGCTAACGTTTGTAGTTACCGCAACCCAGCCAAGCGGGGTAGTTCAGATTACGGAGTTCACGGAGTTCAACGTTAGTGAGAAGCCAGTGAAGGAAGTAGAGAAGAGAATGACCACTGGAGTCACCTACGAGGACATTGGTGGTCTCAAGGACGTCATAGAGAAAATCAGGGAGATGATAGAGCTACCACTCAAGCACCCAGAGCTCTTCGAGAAGCTCGGCATTGAACCACCGAAGGGTGTTCTCTTGTATGGGCCCCCAGGAACTGGTAAGACTTTACTAGCTAAGGCCGTGGCCAACGAGGCTAATGCATACTTCATCGCAATCAACGGGCCCGAGATAATGAGCAAATACTACGGAGAAAGCGAAGAGAGGCTTAGGGAAGTGTTCAAGGAGGCTGAGGAGAACGCTCCAGCAATAATATTCATCGACGAAATTGACGCAATAGCACCAAAGAGGAGCGAAGTCACCGGAGAGGTCGAGAAAAGAGTAGTTGCTCAGCTGTTGGCCTTAATGGACGGTCTCAAGAGCAGGGGCAAGGTCATAGTCATAGGTGCGACGAACAGGCCTGATGCTATTGATCCGGCTTTGAGGAGGCCTGGAAGGTTTGATAGGGAGATTGAGGTTGGTGTTCCAGACAAGCAGGGTAGGAAGGAAATCCTACAAATCCACACAAGAGGAATGCCAATAGAACCAGACTTCAGAAGGAGCGACGTGCTCAGGGCTCTCGAGGAAATTAAGAAGGATGAGAAGTTCAAGGATGTCATTGACAAGGCTATTGAGAAGGTCAAGGCAAGCAGGGAAGAAGAGATTCCAAAGGTACTCAAGGAGATTAATGAGGACTTGTACAATGAGGTTAAGGCCAAGCTGATAGACTACCTGCTCGAGGAGCTTGCCGAGGTTACCCATGGATTCGTTGGTGCTGATCTGGCAGCATTGGCTAGGGAGGCTGCAATGGCCGCACTTAGGAGGCTGATCAGGGAGGGCAAGATCGACTTCGAGGCTGAGACGATACCAAGAGAGGTCTTAGATGAGCTCAAGGTAACAAGGAAGGACTTCTACGAGGCGCTCAAGATGGTTGAGCCTTCAGCATTGAGGGAAGTGCTCATTGAGGTACCAAACGTCCACTGGGATGACATTGGAGGACTCGAAGACGTAAAGCAAGAACTCAGAGAAGCAGTAGAATGGCCACTTAAGTACCCAGAGGCGTTCAGGGCTTATGGAATCACACCACCTAAGGGAATCCTACTATATGGACCACCAGGAACAGGTAAGACCCTGTTAGCCAAGGCAGTTGCAACTGAGAGCGAGGCCAACTTCATAGCCGTCAGAGGTCCAGAGATCCTCAGCAAGTGGGTCGGTGAGAGCGAGAAGAACATTAGAGAGATCTTCAGGAAGGCAAGGCAAGCAGCTCCAACGGTGATATTCATAGATGAGATAGATGCCATTGCCCCGAGAAGAGGAACTGACGTCAACAGGGTAACTGACAGGATAATCAATCAGTTACTCACCGAGATGGACGGTCTCGTTGAGAACAGTGGTGTTGTAGTTATCGCAGCAACCAACAGGCCCGACATAATCGACCCAGCCCTGCTTAGGCCGGGTAGGTTTGACAGGCTGATCCTAGTTCCAGCGCCCGACGAGAAGGCAAGGCTAGAAATATTCAAAGTACACACCAGAAACATGCCACTAGCCGATGACGTCAACCTCGAAGAGCTCGCCAAGAGAACCGAGGGATACACTGGAGCTGACATAGCGGCCGTGTGCAGAGAGGCTGCAATGATAGCCATGAGAAGGGCACTGGAGCAAGGAATACTCAAGGAGGGCATGAAGGCGGATGAGATCAGGAGGATAGCAAAGGTCACGATGAAGGACTTCGAAGAGGCCCTCAAGAAGATTGGACCTTCGGTCAGCAAGGAGACGATGGAGTACTACAGGAGAATCCAGGAGCAGTTCAAGCAGGCTAGGGGATGATCTCTCTTATCCTTTCTACCATTTTAAGAGGGGTGGTTGCATGATCTATGGAGTCCTCCTGAGTATTCCGGAAAAGCACGTAGCAAAGTACGAGGATGAAGTTAGGAAGGTAATAGGTTACGGTATTGCTAGGGGGGACATAATAAGCTTTACCGAGGCCAGGTACAAAGGTGATGTTGCATTCGTGATGTTGGCCAGATCTCAGAAGGCTGCAGAGAGAACCGTTAATGAGCTCAAGGAGCTTCCAATAAATGTGAAGGTCATAGAGAT encodes the following:
- a CDS encoding CDC48 family AAA ATPase, with translation MPERKEIKLKVASAYQRDVGRGIVRIDRKAMRELGISPGDIVEIIGTKNTAAVAWPAYPEDEGLGIIRMDGTIRKNAGVGLGDEVIVRKAEVREAKKVTLAPTEPIRFGRDFVEWLHERLIGRPVVRGDYIRIGVLGQELTFVVTATQPSGVVQITEFTEFNVSEKPVKEVEKRMTTGVTYEDIGGLKDVIEKIREMIELPLKHPELFEKLGIEPPKGVLLYGPPGTGKTLLAKAVANEANAYFIAINGPEIMSKYYGESEERLREVFKEAEENAPAIIFIDEIDAIAPKRSEVTGEVEKRVVAQLLALMDGLKSRGKVIVIGATNRPDAIDPALRRPGRFDREIEVGVPDKQGRKEILQIHTRGMPIEPDFRRSDVLRALEEIKKDEKFKDVIDKAIEKVKASREEEIPKVLKEINEDLYNEVKAKLIDYLLEELAEVTHGFVGADLAALAREAAMAALRRLIREGKIDFEAETIPREVLDELKVTRKDFYEALKMVEPSALREVLIEVPNVHWDDIGGLEDVKQELREAVEWPLKYPEAFRAYGITPPKGILLYGPPGTGKTLLAKAVATESEANFIAVRGPEILSKWVGESEKNIREIFRKARQAAPTVIFIDEIDAIAPRRGTDVNRVTDRIINQLLTEMDGLVENSGVVVIAATNRPDIIDPALLRPGRFDRLILVPAPDEKARLEIFKVHTRNMPLADDVNLEELAKRTEGYTGADIAAVCREAAMIAMRRALEQGILKEGMKADEIRRIAKVTMKDFEEALKKIGPSVSKETMEYYRRIQEQFKQARG